A single genomic interval of Macadamia integrifolia cultivar HAES 741 chromosome 6, SCU_Mint_v3, whole genome shotgun sequence harbors:
- the LOC122080735 gene encoding GTP-binding protein YPTM2-like has protein sequence MNQEYDYLFKLLLIGDSGVGKSCLLLRFADDSYLESYISTIGVDFKIRTVEQDGKTIKLQIWDTAGQERFRTITSSYYRGAHGIIVVYDVTDQESFNNVKQWLNEIDRYASENVNKLLVGNKCDLTANKVVSYETAKAFADEIGIPFMETSAKSATNVEQAFMAMAAEIKNRMASQPAMNNARPPTVQFQGQPVSQKGGCCSS, from the exons ATGAATCAGGAGTA tgaTTATCTGTTCAAGCTTTTGCTGATTGGAGATTCTGGTGTTGGCAAGTCATGTCTGCTTTTGAGATTTGCT GATGATTCATATCTGGAGAGTTACATCAGCACCATTGGAGTTGATTTT AAAATACGTACTGTTGAGCAGGATGGGAAGACCATTAAACTTCAGATT TGGGATACGGCTGGTCAAGAGCGTTTTAGGACAATCACCAGCAGCTACTACCGTGGTGCACATGGGATTATT GTTGTGTATGATGTGACAGACCAGGAGAGTTTCAACAATGTCAAGCAATGGTTGAATGAAATTGACCGCTATGCAAGTGAGAATGTCAATAAGCTTCTGGTTGGAAATAAGTGTGATCTCACTGCCAACAAGGTGGTGTCTTATGAGACAGCGAAG gCATTTGCTGATGAAATTGGGATCCCGTTCATGGAAACGAGTGCAAAGAGTGCTACTAATGTGGAACAGGCTTTCATGGCCATGGCTGCTGAGATCAAGAACAG GATGGCAAGCCAACCTGCCATGAACAATGCCAGGCCTCCAACGGTGCAGTTCCAAGGGCAACCTGTTTCGCAGAAGGGTGGCTGCTGCTCTTCTTAA
- the LOC122082361 gene encoding RGG repeats nuclear RNA binding protein A-like: protein MASANPFDLLGDDDNDDPSQLIAAQQQKVVAPKKPAAAIQSTAQQQPKQAKLPSKPLPPAQAVRETKNEAARGGGRGGRGYGRGRGGFSRDREAVNNENAYGNNGVPGGYSAPEDGDTGRPTERRGDGGSRGGYRGGRRGGFSNGDLGDGERPRRLFERRSGTGRGSEFKREGSGRGNWGTPADELAQETEEVANTNEKIMISEKPVEEVADANKENPVNETEEKEPEEKEMTLDEYEKLLEEKRKALLALKTEERKVDVDKELKSMQQLSNKKENNDVFIKLGSDKDKRKEMAEKEERAKKSVSINEFLKPTEGERYYSPGGRRGGRGGRGRGGYSGGGMNYNAGAPSIEDPGQFPTLGAK, encoded by the exons ATGGCATCCGCGAACCCTTTTGATCTGTTGGGTGATGATGATAACGACGACCCGTCGCAGCTGATCGCTGCTCAGCAGCAGAAGGTCGTCGCCCCGAAGAAACCCGCAGCTGCCATCCAATCCACTGCTCAACAGCAGCCCAAGCAGGCTAAGCTTCCGTCAAAGCCTCTCCCGCCGGCTCAGGCTG TGAGGGAGACTAAGAATGAAGCTGCTCGTGGTGGGGGCCGTGGTGGGCGTGGATATGGGCGTGGACGTGGTGGATTTAGCCGAGATCGAGAAGCGGTCAACAATGAAAATGCATATGGCAACAATGGAGTCCCTGGAGGATATAGTGCCCCTGAAGATGGTGATACTGGGAGACCCACTGAAAGGCGTGGTGATGGTGGATCTCGTGGTGGCTATCGTGGTGGCCGTCGAGGTGGTTTCAGCAATGGAGATCTGGGTGATGGGGAGCGTCCTAGAAGGTTATTTGAGCGTCGTAGTGGGACTGGACGGGG GAGTGAATTCAAACGTGAGGGATCTGGTCGTGGGAATTGGGGAACTCCTGCTGATGAACTTGCTCA GGAGACTGAGGAGGTTGCCAACACCAATGAAAAGATCATGATCTCTGAGAAGCCAGTTGAGGAAGTTGCAGATGCCAACAAGGAGAATCCTGTGAATGAGACGGAAGAGAAGGAACCTGAAGAAAAG GAGATGACTCTCGATGAGTATGAGAAGCTGctggaagaaaaaaggaaggctTTGCTAGCTCTGAAGACTGAGGAAAGGAAGGTTGATGTGGACAAGGAGCTTAAATCTATGCAACAGCTTTCcaacaaaaaggaaaacaatgaTGTGTTCATTAAATTG GGCTCTGACAAGGACAAGCGGAAAGAGATGGctgagaaggaagagagagctAAGAAG TCTGTCAGCATCAATGAGTTTTTAAAGCCTACTGAAGGTGAGAGGTACTACAGTCCTGGAGGAAGGAGGGGTGGTCGTGGAGGTCGTGGCAGAGGAGGTTATAGTGGAGGTGGCATGAATTACAATGCAGGGGCCCCTTCCATTGAGGATCCTGGGCAGTTCCCAACCTTAGGTGCCAAGTGA